One window of Deltaproteobacteria bacterium genomic DNA carries:
- a CDS encoding FecR domain-containing protein: MKRSKKGWLIQMVLLVLLVNGFAFAGDEPFDLEIEGVEAKVNLLQGKADVQRAKEEISNPLSEGDVVSHGDTVKTHSGSRIELLLADGSFTRFDEETSFRIQSLEVDTKAEERDIKLKLLAGKTWAKVKSFTGAKNNFEMYTASAVAGIRGTTYRINEDPSQGTLVRVYEGEIKVWSAPREVGGPGQVGAPGIASGAPGQVAAPKPAGAPREVAGPESVSKPGTVGGPGAVAGPGEVSMMEWVYLVRAMQQITITPDGRPTRPRTFTEAEDKNDWVLWNQERDRLADR; encoded by the coding sequence ATGAAAAGGTCGAAAAAGGGTTGGCTCATACAAATGGTTCTGCTTGTCCTGCTAGTGAACGGATTCGCCTTTGCGGGAGATGAACCGTTCGACCTGGAGATCGAGGGCGTTGAGGCCAAAGTGAACCTGCTGCAGGGGAAGGCGGACGTGCAGCGGGCGAAAGAGGAGATCTCGAATCCACTGAGCGAGGGTGACGTGGTATCACACGGGGATACCGTAAAGACGCATTCCGGCTCTCGTATCGAGCTGTTGCTCGCAGACGGAAGCTTCACTCGTTTTGACGAAGAGACCAGTTTTCGCATTCAAAGCCTGGAGGTGGACACGAAAGCAGAGGAGCGGGACATTAAACTCAAACTTCTCGCGGGTAAGACGTGGGCCAAAGTAAAATCGTTCACAGGAGCGAAGAACAATTTCGAGATGTACACCGCGTCGGCTGTGGCCGGGATTCGGGGCACGACTTATCGGATAAACGAAGATCCGAGCCAAGGGACGCTGGTCCGTGTGTATGAAGGGGAGATCAAGGTTTGGTCCGCACCCCGGGAAGTCGGCGGCCCGGGGCAGGTGGGCGCGCCCGGAATAGCGAGCGGCGCACCGGGTCAGGTGGCCGCTCCGAAACCGGCGGGAGCGCCTCGGGAAGTCGCAGGCCCGGAAAGCGTATCCAAGCCCGGTACGGTCGGAGGCCCTGGAGCGGTCGCGGGTCCGGGTGAAGTAAGTATGATGGAATGGGTGTATCTGGTTCGCGCCATGCAGCAGATCACCATCACACCGGACGGCCGGCCCACGAGGCCCCGTACCTTTACAGAGGCGGAGGACAAGAACGATTGGGTATTGTGGAATCAGGAACGGGACCGGCTGGCGGACAGGTAG